One genomic region from Leptospira tipperaryensis encodes:
- a CDS encoding helix-turn-helix domain-containing protein gives MSRKTALNRLLATLFLGLACLQVSVLCVTTNAEESFPYLVLLYLPVLGTIGPVLYGIHKIIQDPNFEKTKFGLKEKHWILPGILWLFYAASFFVPNITIQEGIRSFLKNRGASDWICLFPLGILVVYLLAILMESRMLFQKEILRNEWTARVLLYILFATTINHSTAALFLFHKNGIFLQMSSSLMALSLCISYLIGRKYPQYFQNLQSVARESARKYARSLLQGLDLNVIRENLLISLEKEKIFRDEDLTLSALAEELALTPHQLSEFINQEMGKNFAALVNDYRIQDACELLINEPERSILDIAYEVGFRSKTSFHRSFLKGIGLPPSEYREQNTKKLF, from the coding sequence TTGTCAAGAAAGACCGCGCTCAATCGATTGTTGGCGACGTTATTTTTAGGATTGGCTTGTTTGCAAGTCAGCGTCCTTTGTGTCACAACAAACGCTGAAGAATCGTTCCCATATCTCGTCCTTCTTTATCTGCCCGTTTTAGGAACGATAGGGCCCGTTCTCTATGGAATCCATAAAATCATACAGGACCCGAATTTTGAAAAAACCAAGTTTGGATTAAAAGAAAAACACTGGATTCTTCCCGGAATCCTTTGGTTATTCTACGCCGCGAGTTTCTTTGTTCCTAACATAACGATTCAAGAAGGAATTCGATCTTTTCTAAAAAACAGAGGAGCTTCTGATTGGATCTGTCTTTTCCCTCTGGGAATTCTGGTCGTATATCTTTTGGCGATTCTTATGGAGAGTAGAATGCTCTTTCAAAAGGAAATTCTTCGTAACGAGTGGACCGCGCGGGTTCTACTCTATATACTTTTTGCTACTACGATCAATCATTCCACAGCGGCTCTATTCTTATTTCATAAAAATGGAATATTCCTTCAGATGAGTTCCTCTTTGATGGCTCTCAGCCTTTGTATATCCTATCTTATCGGAAGAAAGTATCCTCAATATTTTCAAAACCTTCAAAGTGTAGCCAGAGAAAGCGCAAGAAAATATGCACGTTCTCTCTTGCAGGGATTGGATCTGAACGTAATTCGGGAGAATCTTCTCATCAGTTTGGAAAAGGAAAAAATATTTCGAGACGAGGATCTCACCTTATCAGCATTAGCGGAAGAACTCGCGCTTACGCCGCATCAACTTTCAGAATTCATCAATCAAGAGATGGGAAAAAATTTCGCGGCCCTCGTAAACGATTATAGAATCCAAGATGCTTGTGAACTTTTGATAAACGAACCTGAAAGATCGATCTTAGACATCGCGTATGAAGTCGGATTTCGAAGCAAAACTTCGTTTCACCGTTCTTTTCTAAAGGGAATCGGACTTCCTCCTTCCGAATATAGGGAGCAAAATACGAAAAAGCTTTTTTAA
- the rsgA gene encoding ribosome small subunit-dependent GTPase A, translating into MSQSNSLLASYGWNPELFPSESSVDLIPARVLSVYGEYSKILTYLGERRGISSGALLSTGESLVTGDWILVREIEGDDLCIIEQILPRKTLLKRSNPGKRNQSQAIASNIDLLLVIMGLDNDYSPRRIERYLFLAKMSGAEVAIVLNKRDLCPDPESRFLEIQKIAGDVPVILISALDFSQTQTLMEFVRPGKTIAFLGSSGAGKSTIINSLLGAEVQKTNSVKTSDGTGRHTTTHRELFLLPQGGILMDNPGIREVGLFSGGDENEIELIFPEIASAALECRFRDCSHREEPGCAVQAAIVEGKIQEERYASYRKLLKELQAYKVQTDPIEAQKRKQKDKEMAKALRSRLKDKGRK; encoded by the coding sequence ATGTCACAATCAAATTCACTACTCGCCTCGTACGGCTGGAATCCGGAATTATTTCCCTCGGAATCCTCAGTCGATCTTATTCCCGCACGGGTTCTATCGGTTTATGGAGAATATTCTAAAATTCTAACATATCTCGGAGAACGTCGCGGGATCTCATCCGGCGCTTTGTTATCCACCGGAGAATCTCTTGTTACGGGAGATTGGATTCTTGTTCGAGAAATCGAAGGAGACGATCTCTGTATCATCGAACAAATTCTTCCGAGAAAAACGTTATTAAAAAGATCCAATCCCGGGAAACGGAATCAATCACAGGCAATCGCTTCTAACATCGATTTGCTTCTCGTGATCATGGGCCTCGACAACGACTACAGTCCAAGAAGAATCGAACGTTATCTCTTCTTGGCTAAGATGAGCGGCGCCGAAGTCGCAATCGTTTTGAACAAGCGCGATCTTTGTCCGGATCCTGAGAGCAGATTTTTAGAGATTCAAAAAATCGCGGGAGACGTTCCGGTGATTCTGATCTCGGCTTTGGACTTTTCGCAAACACAAACTCTGATGGAATTTGTCCGACCCGGAAAGACGATCGCGTTCTTGGGTTCTTCGGGAGCCGGTAAGTCCACGATCATCAATTCTTTGTTAGGCGCCGAGGTTCAGAAAACGAACTCGGTTAAAACCAGTGATGGAACGGGAAGACATACCACGACTCACCGAGAACTCTTTCTCTTGCCCCAGGGCGGGATTTTGATGGACAATCCCGGGATTCGAGAAGTTGGTCTTTTTTCGGGAGGAGACGAGAACGAGATCGAACTCATCTTTCCCGAGATCGCTTCCGCTGCCTTAGAATGTCGTTTCCGAGACTGTTCACATCGAGAAGAACCGGGTTGTGCCGTTCAAGCAGCGATCGTAGAGGGAAAAATTCAGGAGGAACGTTATGCGTCCTATCGAAAACTTCTGAAAGAATTGCAGGCTTACAAGGTTCAAACGGATCCTATCGAGGCTCAGAAAAGAAAACAAAAGGACAAAGAAATGGCCAAGGCTTTGAGGAGCAGGCTAAAGGATAAGGGAAGAAAGTAG
- a CDS encoding RNA polymerase sigma factor, translating to MKDKSYIELLDKAKSGDLRAWNVLQKRFSRFAVKFASKILKDEDLSQDVVQESFWDLYRNLEKITTPAAFPSLLKRVLIKHGDRILRKKESQTLVFVDPNRIDQNSKELHSTFLEKECYETILKNVKKLDPADQKLIELYYYKNFTLDEISKSEGKTLSFIKKRHLHLKNILRDGIGETFRPEARLTLAFAA from the coding sequence ATGAAAGACAAATCCTATATCGAACTTTTGGACAAGGCTAAGTCCGGAGATCTGCGAGCTTGGAACGTTTTACAAAAACGGTTTTCTCGTTTTGCGGTGAAATTTGCGTCGAAGATTCTTAAAGACGAGGATCTTTCTCAAGACGTGGTTCAGGAATCTTTTTGGGATCTTTATCGAAATCTCGAAAAGATCACTACTCCGGCTGCGTTTCCTTCCCTGCTCAAGAGGGTGTTGATCAAACACGGAGATCGTATTTTGAGAAAGAAGGAAAGTCAGACTTTGGTTTTTGTGGATCCGAATCGGATCGATCAAAACTCGAAAGAGTTGCATTCCACTTTTTTAGAAAAAGAATGTTATGAAACGATTCTTAAAAACGTTAAAAAATTGGATCCGGCGGATCAAAAGTTGATCGAACTTTATTACTACAAAAATTTTACGTTAGACGAAATTTCAAAGTCGGAAGGGAAAACTCTTTCTTTTATCAAAAAAAGACATCTCCATTTGAAAAATATTCTCAGAGACGGAATCGGCGAGACGTTTCGGCCGGAAGCCCGTTTGACGCTTGCGTTTGCTGCATAG
- a CDS encoding fatty acid desaturase codes for MNAELKVVKPYEILSEKDRTKKIIQWIRFWDTKIRNRFPFLTKHQDTIGLGITLGSASLMILFAGLYISGQIPFWLCIASNAIFASFLHEIEHDLIHNLYFKGNSKIQNFMFWVVWLFRANTVNPWFRREIHLLHHKVSGNKEDVEERMIGNGMAFGLRRLFTMIDGNMALILQGRNVGKDAYSYLRKITAPRIIGPYREIFFILWYLFLMLNTFYFLNLITGLPFGKLTFLNPAFSVLNTIAVVYLVPNWIRQTSIQIVSSNMHYYGDVPNVYNQTQVLNSWLVLPFHLFCFNFGATHGIHHFVVNQPFYLRQLTSFYVLPAMKRYGIRFNDFKSMLRGNSKNRIENLSEFPKSVDFKPQT; via the coding sequence ATGAATGCTGAATTGAAAGTTGTAAAACCCTATGAGATTCTTTCCGAAAAGGATCGAACTAAAAAGATCATCCAGTGGATTCGTTTTTGGGATACAAAGATTCGAAATCGATTCCCGTTTCTTACAAAACACCAAGATACAATCGGTTTAGGAATCACTCTTGGATCCGCGTCGCTGATGATTCTTTTCGCAGGTCTTTATATCTCCGGGCAGATTCCATTCTGGCTATGCATCGCGTCTAACGCGATCTTTGCGTCCTTTCTTCACGAGATCGAACACGATCTTATCCACAATCTCTACTTCAAAGGAAATTCTAAGATTCAAAACTTTATGTTCTGGGTGGTTTGGCTTTTTCGGGCCAATACCGTAAATCCTTGGTTTCGTCGAGAGATTCATCTATTACATCATAAGGTTTCCGGAAATAAGGAAGACGTGGAAGAAAGAATGATCGGAAACGGAATGGCATTCGGCTTGCGAAGACTATTTACGATGATCGACGGAAACATGGCTTTGATTCTTCAGGGAAGAAACGTTGGAAAAGACGCTTATTCCTATCTTCGGAAAATTACGGCTCCTCGAATTATCGGACCTTACAGAGAAATATTTTTTATACTCTGGTATCTTTTTCTAATGCTAAATACATTCTATTTTTTGAATCTGATTACGGGACTTCCTTTCGGAAAACTTACCTTTTTAAATCCGGCATTTTCGGTTCTAAACACAATTGCGGTCGTATACCTCGTTCCAAATTGGATTCGTCAGACTTCAATTCAGATCGTTTCCTCCAATATGCATTATTACGGAGACGTTCCCAACGTTTACAACCAAACTCAGGTTCTAAATTCTTGGCTCGTCTTACCGTTTCATCTTTTCTGTTTTAATTTCGGAGCGACTCACGGAATCCATCACTTCGTGGTCAATCAACCCTTTTACTTAAGACAACTTACTTCGTTTTACGTTCTTCCAGCGATGAAACGTTATGGAATTCGCTTTAACGATTTCAAAAGTATGCTCCGAGGAAATTCTAAAAATCGAATCGAAAATCTTTCCGAATTTCCCAAATCGGTGGATTTCAAACCTCAAACATAA
- a CDS encoding hybrid sensor histidine kinase/response regulator, translating to MRFFLLFGAALLLNSTLSGEPSALENGKVSQLQNLGNFRSFVHYFKDASKEDFKEKLFAQDPGLDFQNIPSDMFSLGFSKDTVWFYIPLENDTGKEFNGEFEVYNPYLEEVDIHYKYGHELKTREILAGANRIYEENFPSLDFYLRPGETIQIAVRIRSGTPLRIPLVLESEKKFGLTKQFRLVIVGLTLGFGIAMSLYNLSLYFFFRTRSYLYYFLMIAFFTVYLTSWDGLFLNLFKPEYGKYYLTVTLILVYAASLFLFLFSLEFLYPEKKSKRAKVVTIVYSIVNVALIPASILAPVQLNQFSYYWILINNLIIVYFCFLRIQEGFKSAKIILFIHLIFPTAGIIMNLSASGAIPINFVSLHILKLAFISQSILFSIMLVQRIKELEFKLKEGLQTEIHKNIILLKKEIQQRRETEWELIQAKEMAEKASKVKSSFLANMSHEIRTPMNGVLGMVQLLGTTKQSEEQKEYTKILSGSAKSLLQIINDILDFSKIEAGKIVLDKEVFSIRSVLDEIHDLFYPLARRKQIEFNLEGKYDIQEFVSGDQLRLRQILWNLAGNGIKFTNQGNVVLKVSQRKIAEDKVSIEFIVSDTGIGIPQDKQKQVFDAFSQSDSSTARKFGGSGLGLSITKQLIELQGGTLSLESKEGMGSKFTFSIVYDIASQSEMETILEPEKTRGVDEVYSNVVPKRMRILVAEDNETNCLLIERALKKLGYDPVVVHNGREVIERMQLDIFDIVLMDIHMPEVDGIEATGWIRSRKENAELPIIVALTADAIGSSKERYVTLGMNDCLIKPLDLIQLKACLDHWSEHIETL from the coding sequence ATGAGATTCTTCCTACTCTTCGGCGCGGCCCTGCTGCTCAATTCTACTTTGTCCGGGGAGCCTTCCGCTCTGGAGAACGGAAAAGTATCTCAACTTCAAAATCTCGGCAACTTTCGATCCTTCGTGCATTACTTTAAAGATGCAAGCAAGGAAGACTTTAAAGAAAAACTTTTCGCACAAGATCCAGGATTAGATTTTCAGAATATTCCCTCGGATATGTTCTCGTTGGGATTTTCGAAGGACACCGTTTGGTTTTATATTCCTCTGGAAAATGACACCGGAAAGGAATTCAACGGAGAATTCGAGGTCTACAACCCCTATTTGGAAGAAGTGGACATTCACTACAAATACGGACACGAACTCAAGACGCGCGAAATTTTAGCCGGAGCAAATCGAATCTATGAGGAAAATTTTCCTTCTCTGGATTTTTATCTGAGACCCGGAGAAACGATTCAGATCGCGGTTCGGATTCGAAGCGGAACTCCGCTTAGGATTCCTCTTGTTCTCGAATCCGAAAAAAAATTCGGTCTCACAAAACAATTTCGATTGGTAATAGTCGGTCTGACTCTTGGTTTCGGGATTGCGATGAGTTTATACAATCTCTCCCTTTACTTTTTCTTCAGAACTCGATCTTATCTATATTATTTTTTGATGATAGCTTTCTTTACGGTGTATCTAACGTCTTGGGACGGATTATTTTTAAACCTGTTTAAACCGGAATACGGAAAATATTATCTTACGGTCACTTTGATCCTGGTCTACGCCGCCAGCTTATTCTTGTTTTTATTTTCTTTAGAATTTTTATATCCGGAAAAGAAAAGCAAACGAGCCAAAGTGGTTACTATCGTTTATTCGATCGTAAACGTGGCTTTGATTCCGGCTTCGATCCTTGCTCCGGTTCAACTAAATCAATTTTCATATTACTGGATTCTTATAAACAATCTAATCATAGTTTATTTTTGTTTTTTAAGAATTCAAGAAGGTTTCAAGTCCGCAAAGATCATTCTGTTTATTCATCTGATTTTCCCGACCGCCGGAATCATAATGAATTTGAGCGCCTCCGGAGCGATTCCTATCAACTTTGTATCTCTTCACATTCTAAAATTGGCGTTTATTTCTCAGTCGATTCTATTTTCCATCATGCTCGTACAAAGAATTAAAGAATTGGAATTTAAACTCAAAGAGGGTCTTCAAACAGAAATTCATAAGAATATAATTCTTCTCAAAAAAGAAATTCAACAGAGAAGAGAGACCGAATGGGAACTGATCCAAGCAAAGGAAATGGCCGAAAAAGCTTCCAAGGTAAAGAGTAGTTTTCTTGCAAACATGAGCCATGAAATCAGAACTCCGATGAACGGAGTTCTCGGTATGGTGCAGTTGTTGGGGACAACGAAACAGAGCGAAGAGCAAAAAGAATATACAAAAATTCTTTCCGGATCCGCGAAGTCGCTTTTACAAATCATCAACGACATTCTTGATTTTTCAAAGATAGAAGCCGGTAAAATCGTCTTAGATAAGGAAGTGTTTTCGATTCGTTCGGTCTTGGACGAAATCCACGATCTTTTTTATCCGCTCGCAAGACGAAAACAAATCGAATTCAATCTGGAAGGTAAATACGATATTCAAGAATTTGTTTCCGGAGATCAGCTGAGGCTCAGACAAATTCTCTGGAATCTCGCGGGTAACGGAATCAAGTTTACGAACCAAGGAAATGTGGTTCTGAAAGTATCGCAGAGAAAAATTGCCGAGGACAAGGTTTCCATCGAATTTATAGTTTCCGATACGGGAATCGGAATTCCTCAAGATAAACAGAAACAAGTTTTTGACGCATTCTCCCAGAGCGATTCTTCCACTGCGAGGAAGTTCGGCGGTTCGGGTTTGGGATTGAGCATTACAAAACAATTGATCGAATTGCAAGGCGGAACCTTATCTCTGGAAAGCAAAGAAGGAATGGGTTCTAAATTTACGTTTTCGATCGTGTATGACATTGCGTCCCAATCCGAAATGGAAACGATTTTGGAACCCGAAAAAACGAGAGGAGTGGACGAAGTCTATTCGAATGTTGTTCCGAAAAGAATGCGTATCCTTGTCGCGGAAGACAACGAGACCAATTGCCTATTGATCGAAAGGGCATTAAAAAAACTCGGCTACGATCCGGTCGTCGTTCACAACGGTCGCGAAGTGATCGAAAGGATGCAATTGGATATTTTTGATATCGTTCTTATGGACATCCACATGCCCGAAGTGGACGGTATCGAGGCAACGGGATGGATTCGTTCTCGAAAAGAAAATGCGGAACTTCCGATCATCGTTGCCCTGACCGCGGACGCGATCGGAAGCAGCAAGGAAAGATACGTCACATTGGGAATGAACGATTGTCTGATTAAACCTCTGGATTTGATTCAACTCAAAGCTTGTTTGGATCACTGGTCAGAACACATCGAGACGCTATAG
- a CDS encoding ClpP family protease — MEATQFYPNGQIENVYLEQRKVFLWGEVNDNSARYLIDRFLYLEAVDPTRPVTLFIHSPGGSTYAGLAILDVMKSVHNPVYTVCLGMAMSFGAVLLLSGDKGNRSAYPHSKILIHQPHVMGEFKGPAEDIRIFAESVKREKDLLNEIMAKATGQPLEKMVKDTDRDSWFSAKEALEYGMIDKIIGVEF; from the coding sequence TTGGAAGCGACTCAATTCTATCCGAACGGACAGATCGAAAATGTATATCTGGAACAAAGAAAAGTTTTTCTCTGGGGCGAAGTAAACGATAACTCTGCGAGATATCTGATCGATCGATTCTTATATCTGGAAGCGGTCGATCCGACAAGACCCGTCACGTTATTCATTCATTCTCCGGGTGGATCGACTTACGCCGGTTTGGCGATTTTGGACGTAATGAAAAGCGTCCATAATCCGGTTTATACCGTCTGTTTAGGAATGGCGATGTCATTCGGCGCGGTTTTACTTCTTTCCGGCGACAAGGGAAATCGTTCAGCATATCCCCACAGTAAAATTTTGATCCATCAACCCCACGTTATGGGAGAATTCAAAGGGCCGGCTGAAGATATTCGAATTTTTGCCGAGTCCGTTAAAAGGGAAAAGGATTTGTTAAACGAAATCATGGCAAAGGCTACGGGACAGCCTCTGGAAAAGATGGTAAAAGACACGGATCGAGATTCTTGGTTTTCAGCAAAGGAAGCGCTGGAATACGGTATGATCGATAAGATCATCGGAGTCGAATTCTAA
- a CDS encoding phthiocerol/phthiodiolone dimycocerosyl transferase family protein, producing MHIQNDVNPHEKKQERPLDKAESTFWLLDRVSSMNFAVIAEGDGDLNLDTIQRALNVVQTKHPLANVKVELGNEFRLTFKTVSEKRIPLKILKLENEIWRNQLAEEIMIPFSEGESPLIRAVFFSSVSGNWVLSVIFHHSIADGRSGALFLTEVLKEAGNNLENSNILNSNKLPDSVLSLLKVKKEISEVLKKPNPSEEITIRISSLPTFSKKNQETNPVLTGFQLTKEELQNLLVLCKQKETTLHGLIGAAQLIALYSLFETTDPILLNLSNPADLKPNLSQEVASETLGLYITLLTLGIVIQNHSDPWTIAKEISTGLRAQIRNGNNDISFYELIPPANQILSKPNGIKVLSTLLQRFPQASVLSNVGILPDLPKFYNFSVSNLSFTVHPSLSQSVFVSASTYQGKLTILLNYDSNRWTPGKFEVFKNHFERILREIKV from the coding sequence ATGCACATTCAGAACGACGTAAACCCTCACGAAAAAAAACAAGAGCGACCTCTCGACAAAGCCGAATCTACTTTTTGGCTTTTGGATCGGGTTTCTTCCATGAACTTCGCGGTAATCGCTGAGGGCGACGGCGACTTGAATCTGGATACGATTCAAAGAGCTCTCAACGTAGTGCAGACCAAACATCCGCTCGCAAACGTTAAAGTGGAATTAGGCAACGAGTTCCGCCTTACTTTCAAAACCGTTTCCGAAAAAAGAATTCCTCTCAAAATTCTCAAATTGGAAAACGAGATTTGGAGAAATCAATTAGCGGAAGAAATCATGATTCCTTTTTCGGAGGGTGAATCCCCTTTGATCCGAGCCGTGTTTTTTTCTTCCGTCTCCGGAAATTGGGTGTTGAGCGTGATCTTTCATCACAGCATCGCTGACGGAAGATCCGGGGCTCTGTTTCTTACGGAAGTATTGAAAGAAGCTGGAAATAATTTAGAAAATTCGAATATTCTAAATTCTAATAAATTACCGGATTCGGTTCTTTCTTTGTTGAAAGTCAAAAAGGAAATTTCGGAAGTACTCAAAAAACCAAACCCTTCCGAAGAAATTACGATTCGGATTTCCTCCCTGCCGACCTTTTCCAAGAAGAATCAAGAAACAAATCCCGTTTTAACGGGCTTTCAATTGACGAAAGAAGAATTACAAAACCTTCTTGTTCTCTGTAAACAAAAAGAAACTACATTGCACGGCCTTATCGGTGCAGCACAACTGATCGCATTATATTCTTTGTTTGAAACTACGGATCCGATTCTTCTCAATCTTTCTAATCCCGCGGATTTAAAACCGAATCTATCGCAAGAAGTCGCGAGTGAAACATTAGGGCTTTATATTACTCTTCTTACGTTAGGAATTGTCATTCAGAACCATTCGGATCCGTGGACGATCGCAAAGGAAATTTCCACCGGACTCAGGGCTCAGATTAGAAACGGAAACAATGACATTTCTTTTTACGAACTCATTCCTCCGGCCAATCAGATTTTGAGTAAACCGAACGGGATAAAAGTTCTTTCGACTCTTCTCCAAAGATTTCCGCAAGCGAGCGTTCTGAGCAACGTAGGAATTTTACCGGATTTGCCTAAGTTTTATAATTTCAGCGTGTCCAATCTTTCGTTTACGGTTCATCCTTCGCTGTCTCAATCCGTATTCGTTTCCGCGTCGACGTATCAAGGAAAACTTACGATTCTTCTCAATTACGATTCAAATCGATGGACGCCCGGAAAATTCGAAGTTTTTAAGAATCATTTCGAGAGAATTCTTAGAGAGATAAAAGTTTAA
- a CDS encoding B12-binding domain-containing radical SAM protein has translation MRLLLIQPPVEDFYDTDIRLQPIGLCYLKGAVQKFLPDVEVIIRDFHRGNGSKLAGRRTLPIPKELKYLKEYYPVADKSPFSTFFEYFRFGASYEDIAKEVRSIQPDLIGISSLFSPYYREALKTAAAIKETIDVPILMGGSHVSACPELMLSDVNVDFIIRGEGEKPICDFLKEFKTEKRYATIASLGWKENGKMILNPIGENFSIQELPPPDLSSLSKEHYLFEGKPMRFIITSRSCPHRCSFCSVHTTFGTKYRRNTVENVLNEIKDSYKLGYRVFDFEDDNLTFFKPEMKQLCEELIQTFPKKDVQFVAMNGISYISLDSELLVLMKEAGFTNLNLALVSSDKLVRETTKRPHTIEKYLQIVQEGFALGFHITSYQILGLPMETLDSMIQTLQFNAEQPVLMGASLFYLTPNSPIAAGFPERNESDVFLSRLTSMAIPSEHFEREDIYSLFIVTRILNFLKSAPIPKDEMVSLTDALSILEKSGVRSLIGVKLFQKLFQEKILYASTSREEVPLEKFRHSILEMVFNGLERITTLSGGKILLPNWKQTESSFHTNSNFHSSSF, from the coding sequence ATGCGACTCTTGCTCATTCAACCTCCGGTTGAAGACTTTTATGATACGGATATCCGATTACAACCCATCGGTCTTTGTTATCTCAAAGGAGCCGTTCAAAAATTCTTACCCGATGTGGAAGTAATCATTCGTGATTTTCACAGGGGCAACGGAAGCAAACTCGCGGGAAGAAGAACTCTTCCCATTCCCAAAGAACTCAAATACTTAAAAGAATATTATCCGGTCGCGGATAAAAGTCCATTCTCCACTTTTTTTGAATACTTCCGTTTTGGAGCATCTTACGAAGACATCGCCAAGGAAGTAAGATCGATTCAACCGGATCTTATAGGAATCTCTTCCTTGTTTTCTCCTTACTATCGCGAAGCTTTGAAGACCGCGGCAGCGATCAAAGAAACGATCGACGTTCCGATTCTTATGGGCGGCTCTCACGTTTCGGCTTGTCCGGAGCTGATGCTTTCCGATGTAAACGTAGACTTTATCATCCGCGGTGAAGGAGAAAAACCGATCTGCGACTTTTTAAAGGAATTCAAAACCGAAAAACGTTATGCTACCATTGCTTCTCTCGGTTGGAAAGAAAACGGAAAGATGATACTCAATCCGATCGGGGAAAATTTTTCGATTCAAGAACTCCCGCCTCCGGATCTTTCTTCACTTTCAAAGGAACACTATCTTTTTGAGGGAAAGCCGATGCGTTTTATAATCACCTCGAGAAGTTGTCCTCATCGTTGTAGTTTTTGTTCGGTACATACTACATTTGGAACCAAGTATAGAAGAAACACTGTGGAAAATGTTTTAAACGAAATCAAAGATTCTTACAAACTCGGTTATCGAGTATTTGATTTTGAGGACGACAATCTTACATTTTTCAAACCGGAGATGAAACAACTCTGCGAAGAATTGATTCAAACCTTTCCCAAAAAAGACGTTCAATTTGTAGCGATGAACGGAATCTCTTATATCAGCTTGGATTCCGAACTTTTGGTTCTGATGAAGGAAGCTGGTTTTACAAACCTAAATCTTGCGTTAGTCAGCTCGGACAAGCTCGTAAGAGAAACCACCAAAAGACCGCATACGATCGAAAAGTATCTTCAAATCGTACAAGAAGGTTTTGCACTCGGCTTTCACATCACGTCTTATCAGATCCTCGGTCTTCCGATGGAAACCTTGGATTCTATGATTCAAACCCTTCAGTTCAACGCGGAACAACCGGTGCTCATGGGCGCTTCTCTTTTTTATCTCACTCCCAATTCTCCGATCGCGGCGGGCTTTCCCGAAAGAAACGAGTCCGATGTATTTTTATCCAGATTGACTTCGATGGCGATTCCCTCCGAACATTTTGAAAGAGAGGACATCTATTCCCTTTTTATCGTAACTCGAATTTTAAACTTTTTAAAGAGCGCACCGATTCCAAAAGACGAAATGGTTTCTCTTACCGATGCTCTTTCGATCTTAGAAAAATCGGGAGTTCGTTCTTTGATCGGAGTTAAGCTTTTTCAAAAACTCTTCCAAGAAAAAATTCTCTATGCTTCCACAAGTCGGGAAGAAGTTCCTTTAGAAAAATTTCGTCATTCGATATTGGAAATGGTTTTCAACGGCTTAGAAAGAATCACAACACTTTCCGGCGGAAAGATTCTTCTTCCCAATTGGAAACAAACGGAATCTTCGTTTCATACAAATTCCAATTTTCATTCAAGTTCGTTTTAA